The genomic segment TGCGGCATGTAGGTTTCGGTGGGCGCCGGCAGGCCGTAATAGAGCGCGTCGATGATCGTTTCCTTGTCGATCGCGTGGTAGAGCGCCTGACGTACGGCCAGTTCCTTGAACTGCGGGCGTTCCATGTTGAAGGTGACCGATTCCACCGTCGCCGACGGCACCACCGCCACTGCCTTGCCCGGAAGCTCCTTGGCCTCCTCATAGTGGTCCGGCGTGATCCACTGCAGGCCGATCACGTCGATATCCCCGGTCTTGAACTGCGTGTAGAGGACCGTCAGATCGGGGATATATTTGTAGATGATGCGTTCCAGATAGGGCCCTTCGCCGAAATAGTCCTCGTTGGCGGCAAGCTCGATATGGTCGCCGGCGACACGCTCCACCCATTTGAACGGGCCGGTCCCGACGGGCGCATTGTTGAAGGGCGCGTTGTTCCTGTCGGCCTCCGGCTCCAGAATGTGCTTCGGCACGATGAAGGTCGCCGCCAGGATCGAGGGATAGGGCGCGTAAGGCTTCTCCATGCGCCATGTGATCTCGGTCGGCGAGACCACCTCGATGTCGCGGACGAGATCGTGCCCGGTCCGCCGCCAGCTGCGGAACTGCGGATCGACCAGAAGCTCCAGCGTGAACTTCACGTCCTCAGCGGTGAACGGCGTGCCGTCGTGCCAGGTCACGTCGTCGCGCAGCTTCACGCGCCAGTTCAGGCCGTCCTCGGAGATACCGCCATTCGCCACGGTGGGCACCTCCGCGGCGAGCGCCGGGGTGAACTTGCCCTCCGGGTTCACCGCGAAGAGCGGATCGAAGACGCTGAAATGGATGCCCTCATCGACCTCGATATGAGGCATGTGCGGATTGAAGACCGTGGGCTCCTGCGAGAACCCGATGATCACCTGGCCGGTCGGCTTGTCCGGCGGCGCCGCGAAGGCCTGTCCCTTCCCCAGGAGACCGGGCATCACGAGACCGGACGCGCCGGCGAGCCCCATCATGGTCAATGCCTGACGCCGGGTCGGCCCGACCCCGCCTTTTACGGTGTTTTTCGACATCTCAACCTCCTCTCCACTTGTCCAGTGCCCCCTGTTGACGATCCGCCTTCTTTCGCGGGCGGATTTCAGAAACCGCTGATCGGCCGGATCTCCGAACCGTCGGAGAACCGGGAAAAGCGGAAATCGTGCGGATCGACCACCGGCGGCCGGCCAGTGACGATATCGGCCATGAGCCGGCCCGCCGCCGGCCCGATACCGAAGCCGTGGCCGGAAAAGCCGGTCGCGATATGGAAGCCTGGAATGGTGTCGACGGCGGAAATCACCGGCACCGCATCGGGCGTCACGTCGATATAGCCCGCCCAGCGCTGCGCGATCTCGGCGGCCTCGAAGGCCGGGAAGGCGCGCTTCAGGTTGGCGAGCGCCCTGTTGGAGAGCCTCT from the Kaustia mangrovi genome contains:
- a CDS encoding peptide ABC transporter substrate-binding protein yields the protein MSKNTVKGGVGPTRRQALTMMGLAGASGLVMPGLLGKGQAFAAPPDKPTGQVIIGFSQEPTVFNPHMPHIEVDEGIHFSVFDPLFAVNPEGKFTPALAAEVPTVANGGISEDGLNWRVKLRDDVTWHDGTPFTAEDVKFTLELLVDPQFRSWRRTGHDLVRDIEVVSPTEITWRMEKPYAPYPSILAATFIVPKHILEPEADRNNAPFNNAPVGTGPFKWVERVAGDHIELAANEDYFGEGPYLERIIYKYIPDLTVLYTQFKTGDIDVIGLQWITPDHYEEAKELPGKAVAVVPSATVESVTFNMERPQFKELAVRQALYHAIDKETIIDALYYGLPAPTETYMPQQSFYYNPDLPKHEYSIEKANALLDEAGWMPGDDGIREKDGVRLSFSNSTTAGNHIREQVQQFMQQSFKEIGVEMTISNLPPAVMWGEYWMMSQFDSVVVGINFLTGADPDTSDYFRSTSIAAQGGAGQNTWQYANPEVDKLLAEGGRLFVPEKRKEVYLKIQEIMRHDLPFLPMFQYATVRGHKEGVEGVTPNVNVRIDSWNVGTWHWA